The Deltaproteobacteria bacterium genome window below encodes:
- a CDS encoding thiamine pyrophosphate-binding protein, with protein sequence MPVHGGKILARALKNAGVEAVFTLSGGHIMPLYDGCLDEGIRIVDVRHEQAAVHAADAWARCNPGKIGVAAITAGPGVTDGVTGVANAWRANSPILVIGGQGPFTNLRRGSLQEMDHVNLMRPITKWVDACYQTHRIGEYAELGIRHAVSGIPGPAFLEIPMDVFMGQCEWSDATLPPIKTAAPRLSPDRADVRAALALLESARKPMLMAGTSVKWSQASAAMNAFLAETRMPAYTNGMGRGTIPPDSPQYLNRSRRHAMKEIDLIVLAGSLLDFRLAFGKTIPATAKIIQLDMDATLIGQNRPADVGLVGNLACTFELLLEEMKNAGTNLDFTAWREELRAIEVAEEKKVEAALASDESPVDPQRMCREVRDWLATLGDSIVIGDGGDIVATAAKILPVPREGAWMDPGPLGTLGVGMPFALAAQLSHPDKRVVIVYGDGSFGLNGFEYDTAVRFGLPIIGVLGNDGAWGQMMRPQGALYGWDRLQGTLLEYTRYDKVVEALGGHGEYCERPEEIRPALERAAASGKPALVNVKLRQDRQYKGGIYV encoded by the coding sequence ATGCCCGTTCACGGTGGCAAGATCCTGGCCCGCGCGCTCAAGAACGCGGGCGTCGAGGCGGTGTTCACGCTCTCGGGCGGCCACATCATGCCGCTCTACGACGGGTGCCTCGACGAGGGCATCCGGATCGTGGACGTGCGGCACGAGCAGGCCGCCGTGCACGCGGCCGACGCCTGGGCGCGCTGCAACCCGGGCAAGATCGGCGTCGCGGCGATCACGGCCGGCCCGGGCGTCACCGACGGCGTCACCGGCGTCGCCAACGCCTGGCGCGCCAACTCGCCGATCCTCGTGATCGGCGGCCAGGGCCCGTTCACGAACCTGCGCCGCGGCTCGCTCCAGGAGATGGACCACGTCAACCTGATGCGGCCGATCACGAAGTGGGTCGACGCCTGCTACCAGACCCATCGCATCGGCGAGTACGCCGAGCTCGGCATCCGCCACGCGGTGTCGGGCATCCCGGGCCCCGCCTTCCTCGAGATCCCGATGGACGTGTTCATGGGCCAGTGCGAGTGGTCGGACGCCACGCTGCCGCCGATCAAGACCGCCGCGCCGCGCCTCTCGCCCGACCGCGCCGACGTGCGGGCCGCGCTCGCGCTGCTCGAGAGCGCGCGCAAGCCGATGCTGATGGCCGGCACCTCCGTCAAGTGGTCGCAGGCGAGCGCGGCGATGAACGCCTTCCTCGCCGAGACGCGGATGCCGGCCTACACCAACGGCATGGGCCGCGGCACGATCCCGCCCGACTCGCCGCAGTACCTGAACCGCTCGCGCCGCCACGCGATGAAGGAGATCGACCTCATCGTCCTGGCCGGCTCGCTGCTCGACTTCCGGCTCGCCTTCGGCAAGACGATCCCGGCCACCGCGAAGATCATCCAGCTCGACATGGACGCGACCCTGATCGGCCAGAACCGCCCGGCCGACGTGGGCCTGGTCGGCAACCTGGCCTGCACCTTCGAGCTGCTCCTCGAGGAGATGAAGAACGCGGGCACCAACCTCGACTTCACGGCCTGGCGCGAGGAGCTGCGCGCGATCGAGGTGGCCGAGGAGAAGAAGGTCGAGGCGGCGCTCGCCAGCGACGAGTCACCGGTGGACCCGCAGCGCATGTGCCGCGAGGTGCGCGACTGGCTCGCGACGCTCGGCGACTCGATCGTGATCGGCGACGGCGGCGACATCGTCGCCACCGCCGCGAAGATCCTGCCGGTGCCGCGCGAGGGCGCCTGGATGGACCCGGGCCCGCTCGGCACGCTCGGGGTCGGCATGCCCTTCGCGCTGGCGGCGCAGCTCTCGCACCCGGACAAGCGCGTGGTGATCGTCTACGGCGACGGCTCCTTCGGCCTGAACGGCTTCGAGTACGACACCGCCGTGCGCTTCGGCCTGCCGATCATCGGCGTGCTCGGCAACGACGGCGCCTGGGGCCAGATGATGCGGCCGCAGGGCGCCCTCTACGGCTGGGACCGGCTCCAGGGGACGCTGCTCGAGTACACGCGCTACGACAAGGTCGTGGAGGCGCTCGGCGGCCACGGCGAGTACTGCGAGCGGCCCGAGGAGATCCGCCCGGCGCTCGAGCGTGCCGCCGCCTCCGGCAAGCCCGCGCTCGTCAACGTGAAGCTCCGGCAGGACCGGCAGTACAAGGGCGGGATCTACGTCTGA
- a CDS encoding exonuclease domain-containing protein — protein MDLETTGLAPHEGAEILELGAVLADPGAATLRTLATLVRPDGAVPPAIARLTGIRPEEVAAAPPLAAVCAAFQEALAGRAIVAHNAGFERLFLGRFLGAALADAWYLDTQDLLAVTHPDAPDLRLETFTRSLLDTEERHRALADALDTARVVSRAAAGTDPRYGAARDALESFAPDSPWLALFAKGEARARAERAPFVVVGETPEAPVPFDEDAIAAALRDPERGRRHWPGYRVREPQVELARRFAKLLREGGTLLCEGGTGVGKSLAYLAAAIPFAMERARDAARTGERFHPVLISTRTKLLQDQLLAKDIPTAARFLGWPALRALSIKGRANYVCERRLVPVLAEGREPRIFAEDRFAYAVLAACAEIRPHGEVGSIGAAWLRRQPLLGELLRRSVAARAEQCSREQCAQHPACPLGRRRAALAQAHLVVANHDLLLRWPPDYPPFAHAIVDEVHELADVADEVYALSVRPEDVLDRLDDVFGRPDQAARAPGDPAARSAAGAPAARGASAPGATRGEGGEGLLPASKRRALRKDALAWRRSIQQELASLGRALEPLAGEWGDVQVPEHPPAALDDAARAAGIAAERIDAVAREIDALVDPEAAGGPLARTADELRAAAGALRLAFAGAEDSVAAFERIEPPWDRWRLAVRLVAPAEPFREHLLARLASFAGVSASVFVDGDAFAALGALGIDPRRPGPGGSDTGVLSRLDTVSVPSPFPYAEHMRVVALPDPGDLVAETAAVLAELARRLGGRTLGLFTSLRRMQDVAAELAEHLRDAGIEVLAPRRAGDDPGALVARFAQGGAVLLGARRFWQGLDLPGDQLQAVVIEKLPFEVPTELRRRREARLKRAGVDAFARFTLGRMLLNLKQMTGRLIRSEEDRGVVVLVEGRTGKGYFRRLGDALPPGVQVVVAEREELAALLAEVGIGRGDT, from the coding sequence GTGGACCTCGAGACGACGGGCCTCGCGCCCCACGAGGGCGCCGAGATCCTCGAGCTCGGCGCGGTGCTGGCCGACCCGGGCGCCGCGACGCTCCGCACGCTCGCGACCCTCGTGCGGCCGGACGGCGCGGTGCCGCCCGCGATCGCACGCCTCACCGGGATCCGGCCCGAGGAGGTCGCCGCCGCGCCGCCGCTCGCCGCCGTGTGCGCGGCCTTCCAGGAGGCGCTCGCCGGGCGCGCGATCGTGGCCCACAACGCCGGCTTCGAGCGCCTGTTCCTGGGCCGCTTCCTCGGCGCCGCGCTCGCCGACGCCTGGTATCTCGACACCCAGGACCTGCTCGCCGTCACCCATCCCGACGCTCCCGACCTGCGCCTCGAGACCTTCACCCGCTCGCTCCTCGACACCGAGGAGCGTCACCGCGCGCTCGCCGACGCCCTCGACACCGCACGCGTCGTCTCGCGCGCGGCGGCGGGCACCGACCCCCGCTACGGGGCAGCCCGCGACGCCCTCGAGTCCTTCGCGCCCGACTCCCCGTGGCTCGCGCTCTTCGCCAAGGGCGAGGCGCGGGCGCGTGCCGAGCGCGCCCCGTTCGTGGTGGTGGGCGAGACGCCCGAAGCCCCGGTGCCCTTCGACGAGGACGCGATCGCCGCCGCGCTGCGCGACCCCGAGCGGGGCCGCCGCCACTGGCCGGGCTACCGCGTGCGCGAGCCGCAGGTCGAGCTCGCGCGCCGCTTCGCGAAGCTCCTGCGCGAGGGCGGGACGCTGCTCTGCGAGGGCGGGACGGGGGTCGGCAAGTCGCTGGCCTACCTCGCGGCGGCGATCCCCTTCGCGATGGAGCGCGCGCGCGACGCCGCCCGCACGGGCGAGCGCTTCCACCCGGTCCTGATCTCGACGCGCACGAAGCTCCTCCAGGACCAGCTCCTCGCGAAGGACATCCCGACCGCCGCGCGCTTCCTCGGCTGGCCGGCCCTGCGCGCGCTCTCGATCAAGGGCCGCGCCAACTACGTGTGCGAGCGGCGCCTCGTGCCGGTGCTCGCCGAGGGCCGCGAGCCGCGCATCTTCGCCGAGGACCGCTTCGCCTACGCGGTGCTGGCGGCCTGCGCGGAGATCCGGCCGCACGGCGAGGTGGGCTCGATCGGCGCCGCCTGGCTGCGCCGGCAGCCGCTGCTCGGCGAGCTCCTGCGCCGCTCGGTGGCGGCGCGCGCCGAGCAGTGCTCGCGTGAGCAGTGCGCGCAGCACCCGGCCTGCCCCCTCGGCCGCCGCCGCGCGGCGCTCGCGCAGGCGCACCTGGTCGTCGCCAACCACGACCTGCTGCTGCGCTGGCCGCCGGACTACCCGCCCTTCGCGCACGCGATCGTCGACGAGGTGCACGAGCTCGCCGACGTGGCCGACGAGGTCTACGCGCTCTCGGTGCGGCCCGAGGACGTGCTCGACCGGCTCGACGACGTCTTCGGCCGGCCCGATCAGGCGGCGCGCGCGCCCGGGGATCCGGCAGCGCGCAGCGCCGCCGGGGCTCCGGCCGCACGCGGCGCCTCGGCCCCGGGGGCGACCCGCGGCGAGGGCGGCGAGGGGCTGCTCCCGGCGTCGAAGCGCCGCGCGCTGCGCAAGGACGCGCTCGCCTGGCGGCGCTCGATCCAGCAGGAGCTCGCCTCGCTCGGCCGCGCGCTCGAGCCGCTCGCCGGCGAGTGGGGCGACGTGCAGGTGCCCGAGCACCCCCCGGCCGCCCTCGACGACGCTGCCCGCGCCGCCGGGATCGCGGCCGAGCGCATCGACGCCGTCGCGCGCGAGATCGACGCGCTGGTGGACCCCGAGGCGGCCGGCGGCCCGCTCGCGCGCACCGCGGACGAGCTGCGCGCGGCCGCCGGCGCCCTGCGCCTCGCCTTCGCCGGCGCCGAGGACTCCGTCGCGGCCTTCGAGCGGATCGAGCCGCCCTGGGACCGCTGGCGGCTCGCGGTCCGGCTCGTCGCGCCCGCCGAGCCCTTCCGCGAGCACCTGCTCGCGCGCCTCGCGTCCTTCGCCGGCGTCTCGGCCAGCGTCTTCGTCGACGGCGACGCCTTCGCCGCGCTCGGCGCGCTCGGCATCGACCCGCGGCGGCCGGGGCCGGGCGGGTCCGACACCGGCGTCCTCTCCCGACTCGACACGGTGTCGGTCCCGAGCCCCTTTCCCTACGCCGAGCACATGCGGGTGGTGGCGCTGCCCGACCCCGGCGACCTGGTGGCCGAGACGGCGGCGGTGCTGGCAGAGCTCGCCCGCCGGCTCGGCGGCCGCACGCTCGGGCTCTTCACGAGCCTGCGGCGCATGCAGGACGTCGCCGCCGAGCTGGCCGAGCACCTGCGCGACGCGGGCATCGAGGTGCTCGCGCCGCGCCGTGCCGGCGACGACCCGGGCGCGCTCGTGGCGCGCTTCGCGCAGGGCGGCGCCGTGCTGCTCGGCGCGCGCCGCTTCTGGCAGGGCCTCGACCTGCCCGGCGACCAGCTCCAGGCCGTCGTGATCGAGAAGCTGCCCTTCGAGGTGCCGACCGAGCTGCGCCGGCGCCGCGAGGCGCGCCTGAAGCGCGCCGGCGTCGACGCCTTCGCGCGCTTCACGCTCGGCAGGATGCTCCTCAACCTGAAGCAGATGACGGGGCGCCTGATCCGCAGCGAGGAGGACCGCGGCGTGGTCGTGCTGGTCGAGGGCCGCACCGGCAAGGGCTACTTCCGCCGCCTCGGCGACGCGCTGCCGCCGGGCGTGCAGGTGGTCGTCGCGGAGCGCGAGGAGCTCGCGGCGCTGCTCGCCGAGGTGGGCATCGGCCGGGGCGACACGTGA